The proteins below are encoded in one region of Desulfovibrio sp.:
- a CDS encoding AIM24 family protein: protein MTYSIQGELVPVLAVEMSTRQPIYFEHHVLLWKTATLEIAVKPIKGTVKRLFCGMQIFVTEAQGHGQIAFSRDGAGQILALHIEQGKSIQVREHQFLAATQYVEPAYRTGKIDPGPRASIPGRHPIR from the coding sequence GTGACCTATAGCATTCAGGGCGAACTGGTACCGGTGCTCGCGGTCGAGATGAGTACGCGGCAACCGATCTACTTCGAGCACCACGTCCTGCTCTGGAAGACCGCGACCCTGGAGATCGCCGTCAAACCGATCAAGGGCACCGTCAAACGGCTCTTCTGCGGCATGCAGATCTTCGTCACCGAAGCGCAGGGCCACGGGCAAATCGCCTTCAGCCGGGATGGCGCTGGGCAGATTCTTGCCCTGCATATCGAACAGGGAAAATCGATCCAGGTCCGCGAGCATCAATTCCTGGCCGCCACCCAATACGTTGAACCTGCATATCGAACAGGGAAAATCGATCCAGGTCCGCGAGCATCAATTCCTGGCCGCCACCCAATACGTTGA
- a CDS encoding AIM24 family protein has product MNLHIEQGKSIQVREHQFLAATQYVEYEFERVSGISNMLFGSSGLFIDKFRCIDGDGILWLHGYGNVFEVALEEGEMIDVEPGAWLYKDGAVKMDTNMIGIASGFLSSTNIAMNRFTGPGRVGIQSMYIDGAAPPRGSEKK; this is encoded by the coding sequence TTGAACCTGCATATCGAACAGGGAAAATCGATCCAGGTCCGCGAGCATCAATTCCTGGCCGCCACCCAATACGTTGAATACGAGTTCGAACGGGTGTCCGGTATCTCGAACATGCTTTTTGGCAGCAGCGGCCTCTTCATCGATAAATTCCGCTGCATCGACGGTGACGGCATCCTTTGGCTGCACGGCTACGGCAATGTGTTCGAGGTCGCACTCGAGGAAGGCGAAATGATCGATGTTGAGCCCGGCGCTTGGCTCTACAAGGACGGCGCGGTGAAGATGGACACCAACATGATCGGCATCGCCAGCGGCTTTCTGAGCAGCACCAACATCGCCATGAATCGCTTCACGGGGCCTGGCCGAGTGGGCATCCAGTCGATGTATATCGACGGCGCGGCACCACCGCGCGGCAGCGAAAAGAAATAA
- a CDS encoding SOS response-associated peptidase translates to MFYIVVSMMAAIYDFEYRIEELDGRGRSAGTLAQGVDFHAIRAAYLFLAQTRPNARLMLLHRSRILMSTFADGQPDRTTEEIGDGAETRASMCGRYAIITPAAELRRLFGTTNPLINVEPRYNAAPTQDLAVIRHNPDTGSRHLDLLRWGLVPRWSKDPSTGAKAINARGESVADKPLFRDALNRRRCLVPATAFYEWQPAAGRKQPYAIAPVGGGLMAFAGLWEAWKAPNGDILRTFSIITTTANAATAPIHDRMPVIMPQEVWSVWLGETPASPDDLKGLLRPCPDKFLKTWRVGPEVGSVRVDRAELLAPIPEP, encoded by the coding sequence ATGTTCTATATCGTAGTGAGCATGATGGCGGCTATTTACGACTTCGAATACCGAATCGAAGAATTGGATGGGCGCGGCCGATCGGCTGGGACGCTCGCGCAGGGAGTCGACTTTCATGCCATCAGGGCCGCCTACCTGTTCCTCGCGCAAACTCGCCCCAATGCAAGGTTGATGCTCTTGCATCGGTCCCGCATCCTGATGTCGACGTTTGCCGACGGCCAGCCGGATCGGACCACCGAGGAAATCGGCGACGGCGCTGAAACGAGGGCATCCATGTGCGGGCGCTATGCGATCATCACCCCGGCTGCGGAACTTCGTCGTCTTTTCGGAACGACCAATCCGCTGATCAATGTTGAGCCGCGGTATAATGCGGCGCCGACGCAGGATCTGGCCGTCATCCGGCATAATCCAGACACCGGTTCCAGGCATCTCGATTTGCTGCGCTGGGGCTTGGTTCCCCGTTGGTCGAAAGACCCGTCGACCGGCGCAAAGGCCATTAATGCCCGGGGTGAGTCCGTTGCCGACAAGCCGCTGTTCAGGGACGCCTTAAATCGAAGGCGCTGCCTGGTGCCGGCTACAGCCTTCTATGAATGGCAACCCGCCGCAGGGCGCAAACAGCCCTATGCGATCGCCCCGGTCGGTGGCGGGCTGATGGCCTTTGCCGGTCTGTGGGAAGCCTGGAAGGCGCCAAATGGGGATATCCTCCGGACGTTCTCCATCATCACGACGACCGCCAACGCGGCAACCGCGCCGATTCACGATCGCATGCCGGTCATCATGCCACAGGAAGTATGGTCCGTGTGGCTGGGCGAGACTCCGGCATCTCCTGACGATCTGAAGGGTCTGTTGCGCCCGTGCCCAGACAAATTTCTCAAGACCTGGAGAGTCGGTCCAGAAGTTGGAAGCGTTCGCGTCGACCGGGCCGAACTGCTCGCCCCGATTCCGGAGCCGTGA